From Gordonia crocea, the proteins below share one genomic window:
- a CDS encoding MlaD family protein, whose amino-acid sequence MVVAALVAGCDLGVVPGANRDDTYRLNIEFSSVLNIPSGAKVLVDGVPVGRLAGVALRRDRAVVTITLDRKRLLPDSTRAELRQMTLLGDLYIALVPPSGADGPMLRDGATIPITQTEPPANVETTLLSLSQFINGGLLARAQELGRKANAALPGPDELRRLSGSAAHQLSQLGDSVDRMDRLVQNGSAMVGSLARNRATVERTLTIGPERFAAIQQMLLSIIELIADLRVLTKPGGDLLAGRTYPDLKRMLSQANPWLMEIARADTSVPENLTALRDLLVAKIQPFLLGRGQVDITRIDDTKGRATKVVDLLQAIGVV is encoded by the coding sequence GTGGTGGTCGCCGCCCTGGTTGCCGGGTGTGATTTAGGGGTGGTCCCCGGAGCGAATCGGGACGACACCTATCGGTTGAACATTGAGTTCTCGAGCGTGTTGAACATCCCGTCCGGTGCGAAGGTCCTCGTCGACGGCGTGCCGGTCGGACGGTTGGCAGGGGTGGCCCTCCGGCGGGACCGTGCGGTGGTGACTATCACCCTCGACCGGAAGCGGTTGCTGCCGGACTCGACGAGGGCTGAGCTTCGCCAGATGACATTGCTCGGCGACTTGTACATCGCCTTAGTCCCGCCGTCGGGGGCCGACGGGCCGATGCTGCGTGACGGCGCCACCATCCCGATCACCCAGACCGAACCGCCGGCCAACGTGGAAACGACGCTGCTGAGCTTGAGCCAATTCATCAACGGAGGGCTTCTTGCGCGGGCGCAGGAGCTTGGCCGCAAAGCTAACGCGGCGCTGCCCGGTCCCGATGAACTGCGCCGACTCTCTGGCAGCGCGGCCCACCAGTTGTCGCAGCTCGGCGACTCCGTCGATCGGATGGACCGGCTGGTGCAGAACGGGTCGGCCATGGTCGGCTCGCTCGCGCGGAATCGAGCCACGGTGGAGCGCACGCTCACGATCGGGCCGGAGCGGTTTGCCGCGATCCAGCAGATGCTCTTGTCCATCATCGAGCTCATCGCCGATCTGCGGGTTCTCACCAAGCCGGGCGGTGATTTGCTCGCCGGACGGACTTATCCCGATCTGAAACGGATGCTTTCGCAGGCGAATCCCTGGTTGATGGAGATTGCGCGGGCCGATACATCGGTGCCGGAGAACCTGACTGCGTTGCGGGACCTTCTGGTCGCCAAGATTCAGCCGTTCCTCCTTGGCCGTGGCCAAGTGGATATCACGCGCATCGATGACACCAAAGGGCGGGCGACGAAGGTCGTCGACCTCCTCCAGGCGATTGGAGTGGTGTGA
- a CDS encoding MlaD family protein, translated as MSAVYLALGALGIDPRQRTYDVTVEMGQTAGLMDDSPTTMYGMVIGRIRGIEVHRDGVRARVEIDSKYRVPVESQVIVSNLSAAGEQFLDFRPQSSAAPYLRAGDLVPRSRIRETATVGQLMSKIDRLGEMLDPGAMNRFAELLVGGVPDEATVRGLADIVGLMGATARDKIGPLRSLFRVAQELDRRLSAMDAASAIAPVGDSMRDLTLAMPKVMTSLNGYALMSKRTDAWNGKVGPFMDRLLRQINIFVPALGPLAAALVPLTDQLRGIRVNANAFTDLWGRAFPAGGPMRVQLRVN; from the coding sequence GTGTCGGCGGTCTACCTCGCGCTGGGTGCGTTGGGAATCGACCCGCGTCAACGGACATACGACGTCACCGTCGAGATGGGACAGACCGCGGGGTTGATGGATGATTCGCCCACGACGATGTACGGGATGGTCATTGGGCGGATCCGTGGGATCGAGGTTCATCGGGACGGGGTGCGCGCGCGCGTCGAGATCGACTCCAAGTACCGCGTTCCCGTGGAGTCGCAGGTGATCGTGAGCAACCTGTCGGCGGCTGGCGAGCAGTTCCTCGACTTCCGGCCGCAGTCATCGGCCGCGCCGTATCTGCGCGCCGGCGATCTGGTGCCGCGCAGCCGCATTCGCGAGACGGCGACAGTCGGCCAATTGATGTCCAAGATCGACCGGCTGGGCGAGATGCTCGACCCCGGGGCGATGAACCGGTTTGCCGAGCTGTTGGTGGGTGGCGTTCCTGACGAGGCGACGGTGCGGGGGTTGGCCGACATCGTCGGACTCATGGGTGCCACGGCCCGGGACAAAATCGGTCCGCTGCGGAGCTTGTTCCGTGTTGCACAGGAGCTCGATCGGCGGCTATCGGCGATGGATGCCGCCAGCGCGATCGCGCCGGTAGGAGATTCGATGCGTGACCTCACGCTCGCCATGCCCAAAGTGATGACTTCGCTCAACGGTTACGCGCTGATGTCGAAGCGCACCGACGCGTGGAATGGCAAGGTCGGTCCGTTCATGGATCGCCTGCTCCGGCAGATCAACATCTTCGTCCCAGCACTGGGGCCCTTGGCTGCGGCGCTCGTCCCACTGACCGATCAGTTGCGGGGGATTCGGGTGAATGCCAACGCTTTCACCGATCTCTGGGGTCGCGCTTTCCCAGCGGGCGGCCCGATGCGTGTGCAGTTGCGGGTGAACTGA